AGGCCTGGGGCACCTATCCCCGCACCATCAAAAAAGCCTATAAGGCCTTCTGGGATGTCTATGAGGCCGACAGCCGGTTCCGCGACAATCTGGTCGAGCGGCTGCGCCAGTTTTTGCCCGACGAGGACGTGGTCACCGCGCCCAATTCGCTGATCGAATGTTCCACCGACGCTACGGACCTGCGCATGGAGCTGCCGCTGTGCATGCTTCTGCCCGAGACCGAAGAGCACATCCGCCACATCCTGCGGCTGGCCAACGAACTCGAATTCGCCATCATCCCGCGCGGCGGCGGCTCGGGCCTGACCGGCGGGGCCATTCCGGCCCACCGCCGTTCGGCCATCCTCAGTCTGGCCAAGTTCAAAAAGATCCTGGACATCGACGTCGAAGCCAAGACCCTGTGCGCCCAGACCGGCGTCATAACGCTCACCGCCATCAAGGCGGCGGCGGCCAAGGGCCTGCTGTTTACCGTGGACCCGGCCTCCAAGGCGGCCTCGTCCCTTGGCGGCAACATCGCCGAGAACGCCGGCGGTCCCTTCGCCTTTGAATACGGCACCACGCTGGACAACATCATCAGCTACCGCATGGTCGAGGCCACGGGCGAGATCATCGAGGTGCGCCGGGTGGACCATCCGCGCCACAAGATCCAGCCCGAGGAAACGGCCGTTTTTGAGATTCTCGACGAGGACGGGGCCGTGCGCGACGTGGTGACGCTGCCGGGCAACCAGATTCGCGGCGTCAACCTGGGCAAGGACGTCTCCAACAAGTTCCTTGGCGGCCTGCCTGGCGTGCAGAAGGAAGGCGTGGACGGCATCATCACCGAGGCCTGTTTCGCCCTCTATGCCATTCCCAAATATTCCCGCACGCTGTGCCTGGAGTTTTTCGGGCGGTCCATGAAAAATGCCATGTGCGTCATCCGCGACGTGGTGGGACTGCGAAACCGCATCCGCGAGGAAGGCGATGCGGTCAAGATTTCGGCCCTGGAGGAGTTCAACTCCAAATACGTCAAGGCCATCAGCTACGCCAAAAAGTCCGCCCTCTACGAAGGCGACCCCATCTCGGTCCTGCTTTTGCAGCTCGATTCCGACGATGAGGACGCCATGTTGCGAGCCGCCGCCGACATCGTGGACATCGTCGATCCCTACGACAACGTGGACGTGTTTGAGGCCAAGGACGCCAAAACCGCCGAATTGTACTGGGAAGACCGCCACAAACTCTCGGCCATCTCCCGGCGCACCTCGGGATTCAAGATCAATGAAGACGTGGTCATTCCGCTTTCCGTGGTCCCGGAATTCGCTGAATTCTTGGAAGGACTCAATCTCAAGTGCATTGCCCGGGCCTACCGCACGGCCCTGCAAAACGCCGGCCGGCTGCCCGGCATTCCGGCTTCGGACGAATTTATCGCCATGGAGCTGGAATTTTGCGACCGGGTGCTGCGCGACAAGATTTCCGCCCGCGACCTGTCCGACTCGGAAGTCGAAGTCCAGACGCACTACTTTTTCACGGATCTGGGTTCGCGGTATCCGCGCCTCAAGGAACGTCTGACCGCCATCCACGCCGAGATGGCCGCCACCCGCATCGAGGTGGCCAGCCACATGCACGCGGGCGATGGCAACTGCCACGTCAATATCCCGGTCAATTCCAATGATCCCGAGATGATGCGGCAGGCCTGGGAGGCCGCTGAAGAGGTCTTCGAGACGGTCACCCGCCTTGGCGGCGCGGTCTCGGGCGAGCACGGCATCGGCATCACCAAGATCGCCTTCCTGGCCCAGGACAAGATCGATGCGCTAAAGGCCTACAAAAAGCGGGTGGACCCGAAAAACATCATCAACCCCGGCAAGTTGACCACCCGCGTCCTTGAGGTCGAGCCGTATACGTTTTCCTTTAACCGGCTCATCCGCGACATCAAGAAGACGGCGTTGCCGGACAAGGACATTCTGATTTCGATCCTAAGCGGCATCCAGTTTTGCAACCGCTGCGGCAAATGCAAGCAGGTCTGCCCGATGTTCGCGCCCGAGCGCGGCATGCTCTACCATCCGCGCAACAAAAACATCAGCTTCGGCGCGCTGATCGAAGCCATCTACTATTCCCAGATCACCCATGGCGAGCCGGACACGGCCCTTTTGGACAAGCTGCGCGGCATCACCGACCACTGCACCGCCTGCGGCAAGTGCACAGGCGTGTGTTCGGTCAAAATCGAGTCCGGCCAGGTGGCCTTGGGGCTGCGCAGCTTCCTGGATCAGCAGGATTGCGGCGGCCATCCCATCAAGCACAAGATTCTCAATTATCTGGTGGAGGACCCGGCCAAGCGCGTGCCCCAGGCGGCCAAGCTCATGGCCTACGGCCAGCAATTTCACAACAAGGTCATGCCGCTTCTGCCGAAATTCTGGCGCAACCGCATTGAAAATCCCGGTCTTCGCGGCCCCAATCCATCCCTTGGCCTGCGCAATCTGGCCGAGCGGCTCGACCTGGACAAAGGTTCGATTTTCATTCCCCAGGCCGGGCGCGAGGCCCCGGAAACGGTGCTTT
This DNA window, taken from Desulfovibrio sp. TomC, encodes the following:
- a CDS encoding FAD-binding and (Fe-S)-binding domain-containing protein, which translates into the protein MSERTPHISLPLERLVPRVLDITAEELDTWPEDAKNLAVAVAAELFLVRSNPFINAADVKASVEKRLADANPKAWGTYPRTIKKAYKAFWDVYEADSRFRDNLVERLRQFLPDEDVVTAPNSLIECSTDATDLRMELPLCMLLPETEEHIRHILRLANELEFAIIPRGGGSGLTGGAIPAHRRSAILSLAKFKKILDIDVEAKTLCAQTGVITLTAIKAAAAKGLLFTVDPASKAASSLGGNIAENAGGPFAFEYGTTLDNIISYRMVEATGEIIEVRRVDHPRHKIQPEETAVFEILDEDGAVRDVVTLPGNQIRGVNLGKDVSNKFLGGLPGVQKEGVDGIITEACFALYAIPKYSRTLCLEFFGRSMKNAMCVIRDVVGLRNRIREEGDAVKISALEEFNSKYVKAISYAKKSALYEGDPISVLLLQLDSDDEDAMLRAAADIVDIVDPYDNVDVFEAKDAKTAELYWEDRHKLSAISRRTSGFKINEDVVIPLSVVPEFAEFLEGLNLKCIARAYRTALQNAGRLPGIPASDEFIAMELEFCDRVLRDKISARDLSDSEVEVQTHYFFTDLGSRYPRLKERLTAIHAEMAATRIEVASHMHAGDGNCHVNIPVNSNDPEMMRQAWEAAEEVFETVTRLGGAVSGEHGIGITKIAFLAQDKIDALKAYKKRVDPKNIINPGKLTTRVLEVEPYTFSFNRLIRDIKKTALPDKDILISILSGIQFCNRCGKCKQVCPMFAPERGMLYHPRNKNISFGALIEAIYYSQITHGEPDTALLDKLRGITDHCTACGKCTGVCSVKIESGQVALGLRSFLDQQDCGGHPIKHKILNYLVEDPAKRVPQAAKLMAYGQQFHNKVMPLLPKFWRNRIENPGLRGPNPSLGLRNLAERLDLDKGSIFIPQAGREAPETVLYFPGCGASVFSSVIGMAAVHLLLRAEVAVLMPHTHLCCGYPLLAAGMGEAYRQNRERNRAALAALLEEADKLGLAPAYSLTSCGTCRESIEEHELKTLRPNLVHMDVTQFLLGRLDFPKSEDASPILYHAACHSEWSGVPKTKAADLYRTALAETTGRPVVLSPNCCGESGMGAMTTPAIYNRLRDRKRETLAENLAEASEAMPILVGCPSCKMGISRILSEMHDKHTVMHTLEYLAEALDGPKWKKLLSKNAKAARVRG